One part of the Myxococcales bacterium genome encodes these proteins:
- a CDS encoding PAS domain-containing protein: MNLSVSGDAEPEGIRGVDVSMSGEPIIRERLQRFVDLMQRVVPLRFHVTDAQGGTLAGAPEGGAPVAEAPVVVGLVVAGRVFAFAAGTVEAGRFRGVAEAVAEYTVGLMAWSAEAGAAGLAVARLEERLRLALQATTDAIWDWDLSTNQTYYSPRWYEMLGYEPGAFPPTFASWAAMTDPEDVERTVTVVNAAVARGEGYESEFRMRHADGSWRVILGRGRVSARDAAGKPIRMSGTNSDITAVREAEQERQRLEAALLQREKLSAIGQLAGGVAHDFNNQLTTVLGCAELLMAEEQDPQKRELVADILAAAMRSADLTRKLLSFSRQGKIQRSDVDVHALVAEVVGVLRRSIDRRIRIETRLEAPCPVVKGDAADLQNALLNLALNARDAMPMGGVLTFQTENAVVNHAPSAEDLVPGRYLVLSVIDTGQGISPEVRSRLFEPFFTTKHAGQGTGMGLPSVYGTVRAHQGAIRVTSEVGRGSAFSLHLPAVERGTPVARRPSEIPGVPPCRVLVVDDEPLVREQLARSLRSMGHEVDLFARGADGIARLREAPQAYEVAIVDVSMPEMSGRETLASMRQVAPGVRFIVASGFAQQGEVQTALDEGAAAFLAKPFFRAALAQALAQALANPRGG, translated from the coding sequence GTGAATCTGTCCGTTTCGGGCGACGCTGAGCCCGAGGGAATTCGTGGTGTGGACGTGTCGATGAGTGGCGAGCCGATCATCCGGGAGCGCTTGCAGAGGTTCGTGGACCTCATGCAACGCGTGGTCCCCTTGCGTTTCCACGTCACCGATGCGCAGGGGGGCACGCTGGCTGGTGCCCCGGAGGGGGGCGCGCCGGTGGCCGAGGCCCCCGTGGTCGTGGGGCTCGTCGTGGCGGGGCGGGTGTTTGCCTTCGCCGCCGGGACCGTGGAGGCGGGGCGCTTTCGGGGTGTCGCAGAAGCCGTGGCCGAATATACCGTGGGGCTCATGGCCTGGTCTGCTGAAGCCGGCGCGGCGGGCCTCGCCGTGGCCCGCCTCGAGGAGCGCCTCCGCTTGGCGTTGCAAGCCACCACCGACGCCATCTGGGACTGGGACCTGTCGACCAACCAGACCTACTACAGCCCAAGGTGGTACGAGATGCTCGGGTACGAACCGGGGGCCTTCCCGCCCACCTTTGCGTCGTGGGCGGCGATGACCGATCCCGAAGACGTCGAGCGCACCGTCACCGTGGTCAACGCCGCCGTGGCACGGGGCGAAGGGTACGAGTCCGAGTTTCGGATGCGCCACGCTGATGGCTCGTGGCGGGTGATCCTCGGCCGCGGTCGCGTGAGCGCGCGCGACGCCGCGGGCAAGCCCATCCGCATGTCAGGAACGAACTCCGACATCACGGCGGTGCGCGAGGCCGAACAGGAACGCCAGCGGCTCGAGGCCGCTCTCTTGCAGCGGGAGAAGTTGAGCGCCATCGGGCAGCTGGCTGGCGGTGTCGCGCACGACTTCAACAACCAGCTCACCACGGTGCTCGGCTGCGCGGAGCTGCTGATGGCCGAAGAGCAAGACCCCCAAAAACGGGAGTTGGTCGCCGACATCTTGGCGGCTGCCATGCGCTCGGCCGATCTGACGCGCAAGCTGCTGTCGTTTTCTCGGCAGGGGAAGATCCAGCGGAGCGATGTCGACGTTCACGCGCTGGTCGCCGAGGTGGTGGGCGTGCTCAGGCGCAGCATCGATCGCCGCATCCGGATCGAGACGCGCCTCGAGGCGCCCTGCCCCGTGGTCAAGGGCGACGCGGCCGATTTGCAGAACGCCCTGCTCAACTTGGCGCTCAACGCCCGAGACGCCATGCCCATGGGAGGTGTGTTGACCTTCCAAACCGAAAACGCCGTGGTGAACCACGCGCCTTCGGCCGAGGATCTCGTGCCTGGGCGCTATCTGGTGCTATCCGTGATCGACACCGGACAGGGCATATCGCCCGAGGTCAGGTCTCGTCTCTTCGAGCCCTTTTTCACCACCAAACACGCTGGCCAGGGAACCGGTATGGGTTTGCCTTCGGTCTACGGCACGGTGCGGGCGCATCAAGGCGCGATCCGGGTGACGAGTGAGGTGGGGCGGGGCAGCGCGTTTTCGCTGCATCTGCCGGCGGTCGAACGGGGAACGCCCGTCGCCCGGCGCCCCAGCGAGATTCCGGGCGTGCCCCCCTGTCGTGTGTTGGTGGTGGACGACGAGCCTTTAGTGCGCGAGCAATTGGCCCGCTCGCTGCGCAGCATGGGCCACGAGGTGGACCTGTTCGCACGCGGGGCCGACGGGATTGCGCGGCTGCGGGAAGCTCCGCAGGCCTATGAGGTGGCCATCGTCGACGTCAGCATGCCCGAGATGAGCGGGCGCGAGACGCTTGCGTCCATGCGGCAGGTGGCCCCGGGCGTGCGCTTCATCGTCGCCTCGGGTTTTGCGCAGCAGGGAGAAGTGCAGACGGCTCTCGACGAGGGGGCGGCCGCCTTTTTGGCCAAGCCGTTCTTTCGTGCGGCTCTCGCGCAGGCTTTGGCGCAGGCCCTCGCGAACCCCCGCGGGGGCTGA